A part of Arachis hypogaea cultivar Tifrunner chromosome 12, arahy.Tifrunner.gnm2.J5K5, whole genome shotgun sequence genomic DNA contains:
- the LOC112726899 gene encoding pentatricopeptide repeat-containing protein At5g15280, mitochondrial-like: MLREADGLLFDLEGEEISLDNHEIFSYLIEGYVNMKELERSVFVYDFMRGHGMISLRLCYHVLVDLLVRIQRTELAFRISVDMLDFCGKLNCANAKTLENLVILICGNGKILEARNIVKKVLPFNPEVSSFVFDEIAFAYCEKKDFNDLLSFFVEVKRVQSVVATNRVINSLCSSYNVKMAGFFMQELENIGFKLDEVTYGILIGWSCREGNMKNSMNYLSLMLSEGLVPRIYTYNTLISGLFKVVLLEHARHILNEMMDRGTPPDISTFRVLIAGYCRSRRFDLVKSLIHEMDNGGLLNFRQWRIHFPGRLPFWDLTL, translated from the coding sequence ATGCTTAGAGAAGCTGATGGCTTGTTATTTGACTTGGAGGGTGAAGAAATTTCATTGGATAATCATGAGATTTTCAGTTATCTGATTGAAGGGTATGTTAACATGAAAGAATTAGAAAGGTCTGTTTTTGTGTATGATTTTATGAGGGGTCACGGTATGATTTCTTTGCGGTTGTGTTACCATGTTCTTGTTGATCTTTTGGTGAGAATACAGAGAACAGAGCTTGCATTTAGAATTTCAGTTGATATGCTGGATTTCTGTGGCAAATTGAATTGTGCCAACGCGAAAACGTTGGAGAATTTGGTGATACTAATTTGTGGCAATGGAAAGATTCTGGAAGCAAGGAACATTGTCAAGAAGGTGTTGCCTTTCAATCCTGAGGTTAGTAGCTTCGTTTTCGATGAGATTGCTTTTGCATACTGTGAGAAGAAGGACTTCAATGATTTGCTTAGTTTCTTTGTCGAAGTAAAGCGTGTCCAGAGTGTAGTGGCTACCAATAGAGTTATAAATTCTTTGTGCAGCAGCTATAATGTAAAAATGGCAGGATTTTTTATGCAAGAACTTGAAAACATAGGCTTTAAACTTGATGAAGTAACATATGGGATATTAATTGGTTGGAGTTGTCGCGAAGGAAACATGAAAAACTCTATGAATTATTTGTCTCTTATGCTATCAGAAGGCTTGGTGCCGCGCATATATACTTATAACACTCTTATAAGCGGGTTGTTTAAAGTAGTCCTGTTAGAGCATGCTCGTCACATTCTTAATGAGATGATGGATAGGGGGACGCCGCCTGATATTTCCACCTTCAGAGTACTTATAGCGGGGTATTGTAGGTCTAGACGGTTTGATCTAGTGAAAAGTTTGATTCATGAGATGGATAATGGTGGTTTATTGAACTTTCGT